GGGAGGACTTATCTGTATGGTGGGCCAGTTTTTTCTGAATTTTTTCCTGGCCAGAGGGCTGAGTGCCGCTCAAGCCGGGGCGGCCGCTTCGGCCACCCTGGTCTTTATCTCGGCCTTGCTGACCGGCATCGGCGTGTATGACGAGGTCAGCTGGTTTGGAGGGGCCGGCGGCATCGTGCCCATAACCGGCTTTGCCAACTCCATGGTTTCACCGGCCCTGGAATATCGCGCCGAGGGACTGGTTTTCGGGGTTGGTTCACGGCTCTTTACGGTAGCCGGCCCGGTGCTGGTATGGGGCATTGTTACCGCCTGGGCGGCCGGCATTCTGCATTACTTGTTTAAATAAGGAGGAGGGAAATTGGCGGCACAAAAAAAGAACGGCTTGCAGACCGTCTGGTTTCAAAGCCCGCCCGTCATAATTTCCGCGGCGTCCGTTGTGGGCTTCAGGGAGGGCGAGGGCCCTTTGGGAAAGACCTTCGACAAGGTGGTTTACGACAGCTACTACGGTGAAAAAACGTGGGAAAAGGCCGAGCAGCGGATGATGCTGGATGCAATGAAAAAGGCGCTGCAAAAGGCCGGCCTGCAGGAGAAGGATGTAGACTTTATTCTGGCAGGGGATTTATTGAACCAGATCATCTCCGCCAATTTTACCGCCAGTTCCATGTCTGTCCCATTTTTGGGGCTGTACGGCGCCTGTTCCACCATGTACGAAGGTATGGCGCTGGGCGCCATGCTTATTGACGGGGGGTTTGCCGACCGGGTTTTGGTGGCCACATCGAGCCACTACAGTACAGCCGAGCGGCAGTACCGCTTCCCGACCGAACTGGGAATACAGCGCCCGCTGACCGCCCAGTGGACGGTTACCGGAGCCGGGGCAATGCTTTTGGCCAGGGAAGGAACCGGGCCGGTCATAACCCACGCGACAATAGGCAGGGCAATCGATATGGGGCAGGGCGATCCGATGGATATGGGCGCGGCCATGGCGCCCGCGGCGGCGGATACGATTATGCAGCATTTC
The window above is part of the Pelotomaculum thermopropionicum SI genome. Proteins encoded here:
- a CDS encoding hypothetical membrane protein — its product is MAAIASSEKEKKEYDEAVRLIKPRPRIWRNIFWAFVVGGLICMVGQFFLNFFLARGLSAAQAGAAASATLVFISALLTGIGVYDEVSWFGGAGGIVPITGFANSMVSPALEYRAEGLVFGVGSRLFTVAGPVLVWGIVTAWAAGILHYLFK
- a CDS encoding hypothetical protein (containing partial FabH (COG0332), 3-oxoacyl-[acyl-carrier-protein]) yields the protein MAAQKKNGLQTVWFQSPPVIISAASVVGFREGEGPLGKTFDKVVYDSYYGEKTWEKAEQRMMLDAMKKALQKAGLQEKDVDFILAGDLLNQIISANFTASSMSVPFLGLYGACSTMYEGMALGAMLIDGGFADRVLVATSSHYSTAERQYRFPTELGIQRPLTAQWTVTGAGAMLLAREGTGPVITHATIGRAIDMGQGDPMDMGAAMAPAAADTIMQHFVDTGRRPDYYDLIITGDLGAYGKKLAEQILAKNGYDIADRFTDCGILIYSGSQDVHAGGSGCGCSAVVTCGYLMEQLKSGRYKRFMGVGTGALMSPCSVQQGETIPGIGHAVVIEAR